GATATTGAAACTGAGCAGCCGCAGGCGACCATCGGCCGGCAGGCCAGTGGCCTGCAGGTGATGCTCGTTGACCTGCGGCTGGTGCAGGCCGACGCTTCGTGTGGAGCGAAAGCGGCCCATGGCAGTCGCCGCTTACTTAGCGGCGCGCTCCTTGGCGATCAGCTGGTCGGCGACGTTCAGCACGCCTTCCGGACCTTGGGCGGTACCCAGGTCGAAGCGATACTTGCCGTTGACCACCATGCTTGGGACGCCAGTGATCTCGTACTTCTTGGCCAGCTCTTTGGCCTGGTTGACCTGGCCCTTGATGGCGAAGGAATTGAAGGTGGCGAGGAACTTGTCCTTGTCCACGCCCTGGGTGGCCAGGAAGTCGGCCATGTCTTTCGGGTCGGTCAGGCGCATGCGCTTGTTCTGGATGGCATCGAACACGGCATTGTGCACGGCGTGCTCCACGCCCATGGCCTCGAGGGTCAGGAACATCTGGCCGTGGGCATCCCATGGGCCACCGAACATGGCGGGGACGCGCTTGAAGTTGACGTCCTTGGGCAGCTTGTCGACCCATGGATTGACGACCGGTTCGAAGTGGTAGCAGTGCGGGCAGCCGTACCAGAACAGCTCGACGACTTCGATCTTGCCTGGCACCGATACCGGCACCGGGTTGCTCAGCTCGATATATTCCTTGCCGGCAGTGGCAGGTTCCGCGGCCTGCACGGCGGCCATACCGAATACGCTGGCGGCGACCAGCGCAGCGCTGAGAATCAGTTTACGCATGCTTTACTCCTGAGCAGTCTTTGGTCGCCTCGACGCGACCTGAGTAGGACAGGTCGGGAAGGGCTCGAGTTCTGTAGTGTAACGGCTATGGACAGAAAAAAGGGCAGCCTGGGCTGCCCTTTTCATCTTTAGCGCCAGTGCATTAACCGAGCGTTAACGCCCCCCACATTGTGCGGGCGCCGGCCTTGCTGGCGAACCCGGCGCCGCGATCAGTGCAGGCCCTGGATGTAGCTGGACAGCGCTTCGATGTCCTTGTTGCTCAGTTTGCCGGCGATGGTGCGCATGGTCATGGCGTCGCCGTCGTTGGTGCGGTTGCCTTCGCGGAAGTCGGTCAGCTGCTTGCCAACGTACTGCGCGTGCTGGCCGCTCAGGTGCGGGAAGCCGGCCAGGGCGATACCTGCGCCGTTGGGCGAATGGCAACCGGTGCAAGCCGGCATGCCCTTCTCGAGGTCGCCGCCATTGAACAGTGCGCGGCCACGTTCGACCAGTTTCGGGTCGGCGGCGCCGACGCTGCCTTTCTGGCTGGCGAAGTAGGCGGCGATATCGGCCAGGTCCTGGTCGTTGAGGTTGGCCAGCATGCCGGTCATCTCCAGCACGGTACGCTTGCCGGACTTGATGTCGTGCAGTTGTTTTTCGAGGTAACGCTGGCCTTGGCCGGCGAGTTTCGGGAAGTTCGGCGCCAGGCTGTTGCCGTCGGGGTTGTGGCAGGCGCCACAGACGGCTGTCTTGGCCTGGCCGGCGGCGGCGTCGCCCTTGATAGGTTCTGCAGCAGTGGCCGCACCTGCGACACCCATGGTCAACAGCAGACTCACGACTAGTTTGTTCATCAGCTAATCCAACACGGCTAAGGGTGAAATGTTATGTATCGGGACTGCCGCTCATCCAAAGGATGACCAAACGGTAGTCCTCGGCACTGCAGTCCATGCACAATCCACGCGGCGGCATAGCCTTGAAACCCTGTGTAACATGTGTCACCAGTCGCTCCATGCCTTGCGCCAGCCTTGGCTCCCAGGCCGCCCGGTCACCCTGCTTGGGCGCCTGTGGCAGTTGTCCGGCGTGACAGGCCGCACAGGTGCGGTTGTACAACGCCTTGGGATCCTGTGTAGCCTGTGCGCTGTAAAACGGCAGGAACATACCGACAGCAAGCAGCCATATCGCCATGCGAAACGACCTGACAGGGTTGGGGGCCGCGCTGCGTTCTGTTGCGCGAGCTATTGTTCGACACCCCATGCTCACATTGCCTGCTTCAGGCGAATGAGCACACAAAAACTGGGGCATTATATACTTCCGCCAGCCAAACGGAAACGACACCGCTTGCCGGGCCTGGTCCTTCGACGCCAGTGCTGGGCAACACCACTTCGGAAATCCCATGCAAGTCAAGAACCCCATCCTCGGCCTGTGCCAGAAAGCCACATTCGCCCTCAGCGCTGCCAAGGTCGAACAATGCCCCCAAGACCAGGGTTACGAGGTGGCTTTCGCCGGCCGGTCCAACGCCGGTAAGTCCAGCGCCCTCAATACCCTGACCCACGCCAGCCTGGCGCGGACCTCGAAGACTCCGGGCCGCACCCAGCTGCTGAATTTCTTCAGTCTGGACGATGAACGGCGTTTGGTCGACCTGCCGGGCTACGGATATGCAAAAGTCCCGATCCCGCTCAAGCAGCACTGGCAGAAGCACCTGGAGGCCTACCTGGGCAGCCGCGAGTGCCTGCGCGGGGTGATCCTGATGATGGACACCCGCCACCCGATGACCGACTTCGACAAGATGATGCTCGACTGGGCCAGGGCCAGCGGCATGCCGATGCACATCCTGCTGACCAAGGCCGACAAGCTGACCCACGGCGCTGGCAAGAACACCCTGCTCAAGGTGCAGGCGGAAATTCGCAAGGGCTGGGGCGATGGCGTGACCATCCAGTTGTTCTCGGCGCCCAAGCGCCTGGGCCTGGAAGAAGCCTACCGGGTGCTGGCGAACTGGATGGAGCTGGAAGACAAGCCAGCCTGAGGCGACACCCGCCCTTGTAGGAGCGGCCTTGTGTCGC
The window above is part of the Pseudomonas muyukensis genome. Proteins encoded here:
- the dsbA gene encoding thiol:disulfide interchange protein DsbA is translated as MRKLILSAALVAASVFGMAAVQAAEPATAGKEYIELSNPVPVSVPGKIEVVELFWYGCPHCYHFEPVVNPWVDKLPKDVNFKRVPAMFGGPWDAHGQMFLTLEAMGVEHAVHNAVFDAIQNKRMRLTDPKDMADFLATQGVDKDKFLATFNSFAIKGQVNQAKELAKKYEITGVPSMVVNGKYRFDLGTAQGPEGVLNVADQLIAKERAAK
- a CDS encoding c-type cytochrome translates to MAIWLLAVGMFLPFYSAQATQDPKALYNRTCAACHAGQLPQAPKQGDRAAWEPRLAQGMERLVTHVTQGFKAMPPRGLCMDCSAEDYRLVILWMSGSPDT
- a CDS encoding c-type cytochrome encodes the protein MNKLVVSLLLTMGVAGAATAAEPIKGDAAAGQAKTAVCGACHNPDGNSLAPNFPKLAGQGQRYLEKQLHDIKSGKRTVLEMTGMLANLNDQDLADIAAYFASQKGSVGAADPKLVERGRALFNGGDLEKGMPACTGCHSPNGAGIALAGFPHLSGQHAQYVGKQLTDFREGNRTNDGDAMTMRTIAGKLSNKDIEALSSYIQGLH
- the yihA gene encoding ribosome biogenesis GTP-binding protein YihA/YsxC is translated as MQVKNPILGLCQKATFALSAAKVEQCPQDQGYEVAFAGRSNAGKSSALNTLTHASLARTSKTPGRTQLLNFFSLDDERRLVDLPGYGYAKVPIPLKQHWQKHLEAYLGSRECLRGVILMMDTRHPMTDFDKMMLDWARASGMPMHILLTKADKLTHGAGKNTLLKVQAEIRKGWGDGVTIQLFSAPKRLGLEEAYRVLANWMELEDKPA